From one Triticum urartu cultivar G1812 chromosome 3, Tu2.1, whole genome shotgun sequence genomic stretch:
- the LOC125547857 gene encoding WUSCHEL-related homeobox 10-like yields the protein MDQHHHGQAPAHGGGRSSEGGEPTTTRSRWAPKPEQILILESIFNSGMVNPAKDETARIRLLLERFGAVRDANVFYWFQNRRSRSRRRARQLQQSCGGTGDADQLPSNAAAGHGYHAIGTSPYNTMQYGQLGGGVSAAAAAVNTAPRFLVDDADGGDDLFAIPRQMGLMARGGENQYGYTATDASQLSYQATVPGTTMPVFINGTVYEVPSTGALDVAGTFGPDVILVHSSGEILPVNERGVLMKSLQMGECYYLVFRSI from the exons ATGGACCAGCACCACCACGGCCAAGCTCCCGCACACGGCGGCGGCCGCAGCAGCGAGGGGGGCGAGCCGACCACGACACGGTCCCGGTGGGCGCCCAAGCCGGAGCAGATCCTGATCCTGGAGTCCATCTTCAACAGCGGGATGGTGAACCCGGCCAAGGATGAGACGGCGCGCATCCGCCTCCTCCTCGAGCGCTTCGGCGCTGTCCGTGACGCCAACGTGTTCTACTGGTTTCAGAACCGCCGCTCCCGCTCTCGCCGCCGTGCCCGCCAGCTCCAGCAGTCCTGCGGCGGCACCGGGGACGCGGACCAGCTCCCCTCCAACGCAGCTGCCGGCCATGGCTACCACGCCATCGGCACCTCTCCCTACAACACCATGCAGTACGGACAGCTGGGCGGCGGTGTTTCGGCGGCCGCGGCCGCGGTCAACACGGCGCCCCGTTTCTTGGTAGACGACGCCGACGGCGGAGACGATCTTTTCGCCATCCCCCGGCAAATGGGCCTCATGGCACGCGGTGGCGAAAACCAGTATGGTTACACGGCTACCGACGCATCGCAACTAAGCTACCAAGCAACTG TTCCAGGGACGACGATGCCGGTGTTCATCAATGGCACGGTATACGAGGTGCCAAGCACCGGCGCATTGGACGTGGCAGGTACGTTCGGGCCTGACGTGATTCTGGTGCACTCCTCCGGCGAGATCCTCCCAGTGAACGAGCGCGGCGTCCTCATGAAGAGCCTGCAAATGGGCGAATGTTATTACCTG GTATTCAGATCGATCTAA